One window of Nymphaea colorata isolate Beijing-Zhang1983 chromosome 1, ASM883128v2, whole genome shotgun sequence genomic DNA carries:
- the LOC116249714 gene encoding uncharacterized protein LOC116249714, which yields MGVDYYNVLQVEKEANEEDVKKAYRRLAMKWHPDKNPNNKNEAETKFKQISEAYEVLSDPEKRAVYDQYGEEGLKGQIPTAGAGGRGGSDDSGTFAFNPRNAEDIFAEFFGSSPFDFMSVGHGFRSARYGPDSGLFRRAEGMFRSFSESGTSASCAPLRKPPPVESKLPCSLEELYTGSTRKMKISRKVFDKLSGKMVPEQEVLTIEVKPGWKKGTKITFPDKGNEQPNQAAADLVFVIDEKPHAVFKRDGNDLRVSRSVTLVEALTGSTVVELTTLDGRELAVPVTDVISPGYEWVVAEEGMPITKEPGRKGELRITFDVKFPARLTPEQKAGMKRILGG from the exons ATGGGGGTGGATTATTACAACGTGCTGCAGGTGGAAAAGGAGGCCAACGAGGAAGATGTGAAGAAGGCATACAGGAGGCTGGCCATGAAATGGCACCCCGACAAGAATCCCAACAACAAGAACGAAGCCGAAACCAAGTTCAAGCAGATCTCTGAGGCATATGaa GTGTTGAGCGATCCAGAGAAGAGAGCAGTGTACGACCAATATGGGGAGGAAGGGCTCAAGGGCCAGATCCCGACTGCGGGCGCCGGCGGGCGCGGTGGATCCGACGATTCCGGCACCTTTGCCTTCAATCCAAGAAATGCAGAGGACATATTTGCTGAGTTCTTCGGCAGCAGCCCCTTCGACTTCATGTCCGTCGGCCATGGCTTCAGATCAGCTCGTTATGGCCCGGACTCCGGCTTGTTCAGAAGAGCTGAAGGAATGTTCAGATCGTTCTCCGAGAGCGGCACATCTGCGAGCTGTGCGCCGTTGAGGAAACCGCCGCCGGTGGAGAGCAAACTGCCCTGCAGTCTGGAGGAACTCTACACAGGGTCCACAAGGAAGATGAAGATATCCAGGAAGGTCTTTGATAAGCTATCAGG GAAGATGGTTCCAGAACAGGAGGTGCTCACCATTGAAGTGAAGCCTGGTTGGAAGAAGGGGACGAAGATCACGTTCCCGGACAAGGGAAACGAGCAACCGAACCAGGCGGCTGCGGACCTCGTCTTCGTGATCGACGAGAAGCCACACGCGGTGTTCAAGAGGGACGGCAACGATCTTAGAGTGAGCCGCAGCGTCACGCTTGTTGAAGCTTTGACAGGAAGCACGGTGGTGGAGCTGACCACTCTGGACGGCCGGGAGCTGGCCGTTCCGGTGACGGACGTGATCAGCCCCGGGTATGAATGGGTTGTTGCCGAAGAGGGGATGCCTATAACCAAGGAGCCAGGTCGGAAGGGTGAGCTGAGAATCACGTTTGATGTCAAGTTCCCGGCGAGGCTGACGCCTGAGCAGAAAGCTGGCATGAAGAGAATACTGGGAGGATAA
- the LOC116246450 gene encoding centromere protein C isoform X1 — MGKVDVSKPERSLVGPVDPFATLPLLYFLPESVKTLELPASSSDLDDIEAVHEFLKSKIRVSDISKQLPLQGNRIVNSAKESRKDATARQPLRETDMNDLSITKCIKHPVAEGKENGYHMQKRRPGFGRKRARFSLKPTSQDVVVTSAQPDFDQLKDPEEFFAAYERQENAEKELRRLMGGNLVDQSSSHCLSESRTRRQGILGKTATYRHSYTAIAVDASKHALAVEQSEVGNSSIPSPRNGYGLSRSASMSVHGIGMNQGMAEDINVLNENGKGTTICAPVESDYDGLVGSLLDACCNPDEGHTFSLLQKSLDMQAIDMHKIQLPKFNRFSLHEIMSSQASTSGEKIRLESNISNFADQTWNSKISEETPKTYHAVPETTCSPVTSPTPPKSPFAAISGFCRHKSQRMSEKDTSHSPFMFNLTKGSSFATQFELEAPSHPGGIQQDQLAILRSPTSKCADKNGSLPSGFSHSKWLEKNTMRTGLTSLTTQADGLAGPEALGQEKNLTASSISELPGQEACSINKNSSGFETVNIACPSDQVSGKNSNLENSIVKQSTSGCAIQHPRSEECKAVSSNNCEDVLRDGLICPASVELGNNSNGSNKVVNPQIGMSSNCITDKNSDLENSTRIQSTPGIQHLALEECDAVNNNDYVNMSNNGLTCSADEGLGENSKWFAKDVNPETGVPCVCIEDSVRGTPNAASTSQEVVDGGKDQMSPPTGACRPQEEHLNEINVSSSPQKETSEAPSMALGRKKSKKTASDRRKSLLGAGTAWKSGVRRSTRIKSRPLEYWKGERFLYGRVHNSLVTVIGVKYSSPVDNSKKQTTLKVKSFVSDEYSHLLALAGSH, encoded by the exons ATGGGGAAAGTCGACGTCTCGAAACCTGAACGGAGTCTCGTTGGCCCAGTCGATCCATTCGCCACCCTTCCGCTTCTCTACTTCCTCCCGGAATCCGTCAAAACCCTAGAATTACCGGCGTCTTCGTCGGATCTCGACGATATCGAAGCGGTCCACGAGTTCTTGAAGTCTAAGATAAgg GTATCAGATATCTCAAAGCAACTGCCATTACAAGGAAACAGAATTGTTAATAGTGCAAAAGAATCTCGAAAGGATGCTACTGCACGGCAACCCTTGAGAGAGACAGACATGAACGACTTGAGCATAACCAAATGTATCAAACATCCTGTGGCTGAAGGAAAGGAGAATGGTTATCATATGCAAAAACGGCGACCTGGCTTTGGTCGGAAAAGGGCTCGATTTTCGTTGAAACCAACAAG TCAGGATGTTGTGGTTACAAGCGCACAACCTGATTTTGATCAACTGAAGGACCCTGAAGAGTTTTTCGCAGCATATGAACGACAAGAAA ATGCTGAAAAGGAGTTGAGAAGATTGATGGGGGGAAATTTGGTAGATCAAAGTTCAAGTCATTGTTTATCAGAATCGAGGACGCGTCGTCAAGGAATTCTTGG GAAAACAGCAACATATAGGCATTCTTATACTGCAATTGCTGTTGATGCATCCAAACATGCATTGGCTGTGGAGCAATCTGAAGTTGGAAACAGCTCAATTCCTTCTCCCAGGAATGGTTATGGACTTTCAAGGAGTGCATCTATGTCAGTCCATGGAATTGGAATGAACCAAGGAATGGCCGAAGACATTAATGTTCTGAATGAAAATGGGAAAG GAACAACAATTTGTGCCCCTGTAGAAAGCGATTATGATGGACTTGTTGGCTCATTGCTGGATGCTTGCTGTAATCCTGATGAAGGGCACACATTTAGCTTACTGCAGAAAAGCCTGGACATGCAAGCGATTGATATGCATAAAATTCAATTGCCCAAGTTCAATAGGTTCAGTTTACATGAAATTATGTCTTCCCAAGCATCAACTTCAGGggaaaaaatcagattggaatCCAACATTTCAAACTTTGCAGACCAGACATGGAATTCAAAAATTAGTGAGGAAACACCAAAGACTTATCATGCAGTTCCAGAAACTACATGCAGTCCAGTGACTTCACCTACTCCACCCAAAAGCCCATTTGCTGcaatttctggtttttgtagaCATAAATCACAAAGAATGAGCGAAAAAGACACATCTCACTCACCCTTTATGTTTAATCTGACGAAAGGATCTTCCTTTGCTACTCAATTTGAATTGGAAGCACCGTCTCATCCTGGTGGTATTCAACAAGATCAATTGGCAATTCTTCGTAGTCCTACTTCAAAGTGTGCTGACAAAAATGGGTCGTTACCGAGTGGGTTTTCTCATTCCAAATGGCTTGAGAAAAACACTATGAGAACTGGGTTGACTTCCTTGACCACACAGGCTGATGGCTTGGCTGGTCCAGAAGCGCTAGGGCAAGAGAAGAACCTGACTGCGAGCAGCATTTCAGAGTTACCAGGACAAGAAGCATGCAGTATCAATAAGAATTCATCAGGTTTTGAGACAGTGAACATTGCTTGTCCATCTGATCAAGTGTCAGGCAAAAATTCAAATCTGGAGAATTCCATCGTGAAGCAATCAACCTCTGGTTGTGCTATTCAGCATCCTAGATCAGAAGAATGTAAAGCTGTAAGTAGTAACAACTGTGAGGATGTCCTAAGAGATGGCTTAATTTGTCCAGCTAGTGTGGAACTAGGTAACAACTCAAATGGATCCAACAAAGTTGTCAATCCTCAAATTGGCATGTCCAGTAACTGCATCACAGATAAAAATTCAGATCTCGAGAATTCCACAAGAATACAGTCAACTCCTGGTATTCAGCATCTGGCACTGGAAGAATGTGATGCTGTGAACAATAATGATTATGTGAACATGTCAAACAATGGTTTGACTTGTTCAGCTGATGAGGGTTTAGGGGAAAACTCAAAATGGTTTGCCAAAGATGTCAATCCTGAGACTGGTGTGCCCTGCGTCTGCATAGAAGACAGT GTTCGAGGAACACCTAATGCAGCATCAACATCTCAGGAAGTTGTGGATGGTGGTAAGG ACCAAATGAGCCCTCCCACAGGCGCATGCAGGCCTCAAGAGGAGCATCTGAATGAAATTAATGTTTCTTCGAGCCCGCAAAAAGAG ACATCAGAAGCACCTTCTATGGCTTTAGGACGGAAAAAATCCAAGAAGACGGCATCAGATCGTAGAAAAAGCCTTCTAG GAGCTGGCACTGCATGGAAATCTGGGGTCAGAAGAAGCACCAGAATCAAGTCCAGGCCTTTGGAATACTGGAAGGGTGAACGCTTCTTGTATGGACGTGTACACAACA GCTTGGTGACCGTCATTGGGGTAAAATATTCTTCTCCAGTTGATAacagcaagaagcaaacaaccCTTAAAGTGAAATCGTTTGTGTCAGATGAATATTCCCATCTGCTGGCTTTAGCAGGTTCACACTGA
- the LOC116246450 gene encoding uncharacterized protein LOC116246450 isoform X3 gives MNDLSITKCIKHPVAEGKENGYHMQKRRPGFGRKRARFSLKPTSQDVVVTSAQPDFDQLKDPEEFFAAYERQENAEKELRRLMGGNLVDQSSSHCLSESRTRRQGILGKTATYRHSYTAIAVDASKHALAVEQSEVGNSSIPSPRNGYGLSRSASMSVHGIGMNQGMAEDINVLNENGKGTTICAPVESDYDGLVGSLLDACCNPDEGHTFSLLQKSLDMQAIDMHKIQLPKFNRFSLHEIMSSQASTSGEKIRLESNISNFADQTWNSKISEETPKTYHAVPETTCSPVTSPTPPKSPFAAISGFCRHKSQRMSEKDTSHSPFMFNLTKGSSFATQFELEAPSHPGGIQQDQLAILRSPTSKCADKNGSLPSGFSHSKWLEKNTMRTGLTSLTTQADGLAGPEALGQEKNLTASSISELPGQEACSINKNSSGFETVNIACPSDQVSGKNSNLENSIVKQSTSGCAIQHPRSEECKAVSSNNCEDVLRDGLICPASVELGNNSNGSNKVVNPQIGMSSNCITDKNSDLENSTRIQSTPGIQHLALEECDAVNNNDYVNMSNNGLTCSADEGLGENSKWFAKDVNPETGVPCVCIEDSVRGTPNAASTSQEVVDGGKDQMSPPTGACRPQEEHLNEINVSSSPQKETSEAPSMALGRKKSKKTASDRRKSLLGAGTAWKSGVRRSTRIKSRPLEYWKGERFLYGRVHNSLVTVIGVKYSSPVDNSKKQTTLKVKSFVSDEYSHLLALAGSH, from the exons ATGAACGACTTGAGCATAACCAAATGTATCAAACATCCTGTGGCTGAAGGAAAGGAGAATGGTTATCATATGCAAAAACGGCGACCTGGCTTTGGTCGGAAAAGGGCTCGATTTTCGTTGAAACCAACAAG TCAGGATGTTGTGGTTACAAGCGCACAACCTGATTTTGATCAACTGAAGGACCCTGAAGAGTTTTTCGCAGCATATGAACGACAAGAAA ATGCTGAAAAGGAGTTGAGAAGATTGATGGGGGGAAATTTGGTAGATCAAAGTTCAAGTCATTGTTTATCAGAATCGAGGACGCGTCGTCAAGGAATTCTTGG GAAAACAGCAACATATAGGCATTCTTATACTGCAATTGCTGTTGATGCATCCAAACATGCATTGGCTGTGGAGCAATCTGAAGTTGGAAACAGCTCAATTCCTTCTCCCAGGAATGGTTATGGACTTTCAAGGAGTGCATCTATGTCAGTCCATGGAATTGGAATGAACCAAGGAATGGCCGAAGACATTAATGTTCTGAATGAAAATGGGAAAG GAACAACAATTTGTGCCCCTGTAGAAAGCGATTATGATGGACTTGTTGGCTCATTGCTGGATGCTTGCTGTAATCCTGATGAAGGGCACACATTTAGCTTACTGCAGAAAAGCCTGGACATGCAAGCGATTGATATGCATAAAATTCAATTGCCCAAGTTCAATAGGTTCAGTTTACATGAAATTATGTCTTCCCAAGCATCAACTTCAGGggaaaaaatcagattggaatCCAACATTTCAAACTTTGCAGACCAGACATGGAATTCAAAAATTAGTGAGGAAACACCAAAGACTTATCATGCAGTTCCAGAAACTACATGCAGTCCAGTGACTTCACCTACTCCACCCAAAAGCCCATTTGCTGcaatttctggtttttgtagaCATAAATCACAAAGAATGAGCGAAAAAGACACATCTCACTCACCCTTTATGTTTAATCTGACGAAAGGATCTTCCTTTGCTACTCAATTTGAATTGGAAGCACCGTCTCATCCTGGTGGTATTCAACAAGATCAATTGGCAATTCTTCGTAGTCCTACTTCAAAGTGTGCTGACAAAAATGGGTCGTTACCGAGTGGGTTTTCTCATTCCAAATGGCTTGAGAAAAACACTATGAGAACTGGGTTGACTTCCTTGACCACACAGGCTGATGGCTTGGCTGGTCCAGAAGCGCTAGGGCAAGAGAAGAACCTGACTGCGAGCAGCATTTCAGAGTTACCAGGACAAGAAGCATGCAGTATCAATAAGAATTCATCAGGTTTTGAGACAGTGAACATTGCTTGTCCATCTGATCAAGTGTCAGGCAAAAATTCAAATCTGGAGAATTCCATCGTGAAGCAATCAACCTCTGGTTGTGCTATTCAGCATCCTAGATCAGAAGAATGTAAAGCTGTAAGTAGTAACAACTGTGAGGATGTCCTAAGAGATGGCTTAATTTGTCCAGCTAGTGTGGAACTAGGTAACAACTCAAATGGATCCAACAAAGTTGTCAATCCTCAAATTGGCATGTCCAGTAACTGCATCACAGATAAAAATTCAGATCTCGAGAATTCCACAAGAATACAGTCAACTCCTGGTATTCAGCATCTGGCACTGGAAGAATGTGATGCTGTGAACAATAATGATTATGTGAACATGTCAAACAATGGTTTGACTTGTTCAGCTGATGAGGGTTTAGGGGAAAACTCAAAATGGTTTGCCAAAGATGTCAATCCTGAGACTGGTGTGCCCTGCGTCTGCATAGAAGACAGT GTTCGAGGAACACCTAATGCAGCATCAACATCTCAGGAAGTTGTGGATGGTGGTAAGG ACCAAATGAGCCCTCCCACAGGCGCATGCAGGCCTCAAGAGGAGCATCTGAATGAAATTAATGTTTCTTCGAGCCCGCAAAAAGAG ACATCAGAAGCACCTTCTATGGCTTTAGGACGGAAAAAATCCAAGAAGACGGCATCAGATCGTAGAAAAAGCCTTCTAG GAGCTGGCACTGCATGGAAATCTGGGGTCAGAAGAAGCACCAGAATCAAGTCCAGGCCTTTGGAATACTGGAAGGGTGAACGCTTCTTGTATGGACGTGTACACAACA GCTTGGTGACCGTCATTGGGGTAAAATATTCTTCTCCAGTTGATAacagcaagaagcaaacaaccCTTAAAGTGAAATCGTTTGTGTCAGATGAATATTCCCATCTGCTGGCTTTAGCAGGTTCACACTGA
- the LOC116246450 gene encoding centromere protein C isoform X2 — translation MGKVDVSKPERSLVGPVDPFATLPLLYFLPESVKTLELPASSSDLDDIEAVHEFLKSKIRVSDISKQLPLQGNRIVNSAKESRKDATARQPLRETDMNDLSITKCIKHPVAEGKENGYHMQKRRPGFGRKRARFSLKPTSQDVVVTSAQPDFDQLKDPEEFFAAYERQENAEKELRRLMGGNLVDQSSSHCLSESRTRRQGILGKTATYRHSYTAIAVDASKHALAVEQSEVGNSSIPSPRNGYGLSRSASMSVHGIGMNQGMAEDINVLNENGKGTTICAPVESDYDGLVGSLLDACCNPDEGHTFSLLQKSLDMQAIDMHKIQLPKFNRFSLHEIMSSQASTSGEKIRLESNISNFADQTWNSKISEETPKTYHAVPETTCSPVTSPTPPKSPFAAISGFCRHKSQRMSEKDTSHSPFMFNLTKGSSFATQFELEAPSHPGGIQQDQLAILRSPTSKCADKNGSLPSGFSHSKWLEKNTMRTGLTSLTTQADGLAGPEALGQEKNLTASSISELPGQEACSINKNSSGFETVNIACPSDQVSGKNSNLENSIVKQSTSGCAIQHPRSEECKAVSSNNCEDVLRDGLICPASVELGNNSNGSNKVVNPQIGMSSNCITDKNSDLENSTRIQSTPGIQHLALEECDAVNNNDYVNMSNNGLTCSADEGLGENSKWFAKDVNPETGVPCVCIEDSVRGTPNAASTSQEVVDGDQMSPPTGACRPQEEHLNEINVSSSPQKETSEAPSMALGRKKSKKTASDRRKSLLGAGTAWKSGVRRSTRIKSRPLEYWKGERFLYGRVHNSLVTVIGVKYSSPVDNSKKQTTLKVKSFVSDEYSHLLALAGSH, via the exons ATGGGGAAAGTCGACGTCTCGAAACCTGAACGGAGTCTCGTTGGCCCAGTCGATCCATTCGCCACCCTTCCGCTTCTCTACTTCCTCCCGGAATCCGTCAAAACCCTAGAATTACCGGCGTCTTCGTCGGATCTCGACGATATCGAAGCGGTCCACGAGTTCTTGAAGTCTAAGATAAgg GTATCAGATATCTCAAAGCAACTGCCATTACAAGGAAACAGAATTGTTAATAGTGCAAAAGAATCTCGAAAGGATGCTACTGCACGGCAACCCTTGAGAGAGACAGACATGAACGACTTGAGCATAACCAAATGTATCAAACATCCTGTGGCTGAAGGAAAGGAGAATGGTTATCATATGCAAAAACGGCGACCTGGCTTTGGTCGGAAAAGGGCTCGATTTTCGTTGAAACCAACAAG TCAGGATGTTGTGGTTACAAGCGCACAACCTGATTTTGATCAACTGAAGGACCCTGAAGAGTTTTTCGCAGCATATGAACGACAAGAAA ATGCTGAAAAGGAGTTGAGAAGATTGATGGGGGGAAATTTGGTAGATCAAAGTTCAAGTCATTGTTTATCAGAATCGAGGACGCGTCGTCAAGGAATTCTTGG GAAAACAGCAACATATAGGCATTCTTATACTGCAATTGCTGTTGATGCATCCAAACATGCATTGGCTGTGGAGCAATCTGAAGTTGGAAACAGCTCAATTCCTTCTCCCAGGAATGGTTATGGACTTTCAAGGAGTGCATCTATGTCAGTCCATGGAATTGGAATGAACCAAGGAATGGCCGAAGACATTAATGTTCTGAATGAAAATGGGAAAG GAACAACAATTTGTGCCCCTGTAGAAAGCGATTATGATGGACTTGTTGGCTCATTGCTGGATGCTTGCTGTAATCCTGATGAAGGGCACACATTTAGCTTACTGCAGAAAAGCCTGGACATGCAAGCGATTGATATGCATAAAATTCAATTGCCCAAGTTCAATAGGTTCAGTTTACATGAAATTATGTCTTCCCAAGCATCAACTTCAGGggaaaaaatcagattggaatCCAACATTTCAAACTTTGCAGACCAGACATGGAATTCAAAAATTAGTGAGGAAACACCAAAGACTTATCATGCAGTTCCAGAAACTACATGCAGTCCAGTGACTTCACCTACTCCACCCAAAAGCCCATTTGCTGcaatttctggtttttgtagaCATAAATCACAAAGAATGAGCGAAAAAGACACATCTCACTCACCCTTTATGTTTAATCTGACGAAAGGATCTTCCTTTGCTACTCAATTTGAATTGGAAGCACCGTCTCATCCTGGTGGTATTCAACAAGATCAATTGGCAATTCTTCGTAGTCCTACTTCAAAGTGTGCTGACAAAAATGGGTCGTTACCGAGTGGGTTTTCTCATTCCAAATGGCTTGAGAAAAACACTATGAGAACTGGGTTGACTTCCTTGACCACACAGGCTGATGGCTTGGCTGGTCCAGAAGCGCTAGGGCAAGAGAAGAACCTGACTGCGAGCAGCATTTCAGAGTTACCAGGACAAGAAGCATGCAGTATCAATAAGAATTCATCAGGTTTTGAGACAGTGAACATTGCTTGTCCATCTGATCAAGTGTCAGGCAAAAATTCAAATCTGGAGAATTCCATCGTGAAGCAATCAACCTCTGGTTGTGCTATTCAGCATCCTAGATCAGAAGAATGTAAAGCTGTAAGTAGTAACAACTGTGAGGATGTCCTAAGAGATGGCTTAATTTGTCCAGCTAGTGTGGAACTAGGTAACAACTCAAATGGATCCAACAAAGTTGTCAATCCTCAAATTGGCATGTCCAGTAACTGCATCACAGATAAAAATTCAGATCTCGAGAATTCCACAAGAATACAGTCAACTCCTGGTATTCAGCATCTGGCACTGGAAGAATGTGATGCTGTGAACAATAATGATTATGTGAACATGTCAAACAATGGTTTGACTTGTTCAGCTGATGAGGGTTTAGGGGAAAACTCAAAATGGTTTGCCAAAGATGTCAATCCTGAGACTGGTGTGCCCTGCGTCTGCATAGAAGACAGT GTTCGAGGAACACCTAATGCAGCATCAACATCTCAGGAAGTTGTGGATGGTG ACCAAATGAGCCCTCCCACAGGCGCATGCAGGCCTCAAGAGGAGCATCTGAATGAAATTAATGTTTCTTCGAGCCCGCAAAAAGAG ACATCAGAAGCACCTTCTATGGCTTTAGGACGGAAAAAATCCAAGAAGACGGCATCAGATCGTAGAAAAAGCCTTCTAG GAGCTGGCACTGCATGGAAATCTGGGGTCAGAAGAAGCACCAGAATCAAGTCCAGGCCTTTGGAATACTGGAAGGGTGAACGCTTCTTGTATGGACGTGTACACAACA GCTTGGTGACCGTCATTGGGGTAAAATATTCTTCTCCAGTTGATAacagcaagaagcaaacaaccCTTAAAGTGAAATCGTTTGTGTCAGATGAATATTCCCATCTGCTGGCTTTAGCAGGTTCACACTGA